Proteins encoded within one genomic window of Humulus lupulus chromosome 1, drHumLupu1.1, whole genome shotgun sequence:
- the LOC133830009 gene encoding MDIS1-interacting receptor like kinase 2-like encodes MGQNKISGKIPPELGSLTKLELLSLESNELSGEIPTQLGDLKLLYHLNLSNNHLIGEIPRSLSDLSELQYLDLSTNNLAGKIPEWLGNCEGLLSLNLSHNIISSEIPPELGNLASLRYVLDLSSNLIFGEIPSSLSKLTMLEILNISHNNLSGSIPQSFSHLISVSCIDFSFNNLSGSIPTFRNTPKSVYDGNPGLCGNSTGLKPCRRQTNRSNTVLIIVMGVVCGLVVLVTAIVMTLILCHKFKVLAKQRKSSNQKDTHQSLIWEKDAKFTFGEIVEATEDFDDKYCIGKGGFGTVYKAILRSHELVLAVKRLHMSDSSDIPEVSRISFENEIRTLTEVRHRNIIKLYGFCSRKGGLYLVYQYANRGSLAKVLYGSTDLDWDSRVKIVQGLAHAISYLHHDCSPPIVHRDVSLNNVLLSSDLVPILSDFGTARLLIPDLSIWTNVAGSYGYMAPELALTMRVTKKCDVYSFGVAVLEIMMGKHPGELLESLSSLRSKTLSENMLLNDVLDQRLLRPTGTLLAAVVLVVSLALSCTESKPESRPTMHFVAQELSARSRASMISEPSFHDL; translated from the exons ATGGGCCAAAATAAAATCTCCGGTAAGATCCCTCCGGAACTCGGGAGTTTGACAAAGTTGGAACTTTTGAGCCTAGAGTCCAATGAGTTAAGTGGGGAAATTCCAACTCAATTGGGAGATCTTAAACTTTTGTACCATCTTAATCTCAGCAATAATCATTTGATAGGGGAAATCCCTAGGAGTCTATCAGATTTGAGTGAGCTACAGTATCTTGATTTGTCGACAAACAATTTAGCAGGTAAGATACCAGAGTGGCTTGGTAATTGTGAAGGACTACTGAGCTTAAACCTCAGTCACAATATTATATCAAGTGAAATACCACCAGAGCTTGGAAATTTGGCCTCTTTGCGTTATGTATTGGATCTCAGTAGCAATTTGATATTTGGAGAAATACCCTCAAGCCTCTCCAAGCTTACAATGTTGGAAATTCTCAACATCTCTCATAACAACCTCTCAGGTAGTATTCCACAATCATTTTCCCACCTAATAAGTGTAAGTTGCATCGATTTTTCTTTCAACAACTTGAGTGGTTCGATCCCAACTTTCCGAAATACTCCGAAAAGTGTTTATGATGGAAATCCTGGATTGTGTGGAAACAGTACAGGACTTAAGCCCTGTAGAAGGCAAACAAACAGAAGTAACACTGTTCTTATTATAGTCATGGGCGTCGTATGTGGCCTTGTAGTTCTTGTTACTGCCATTGTCATGACTCTCATATTGTGCCATAAATTCAAAGTGTTAGCTAAGCAAAGGAAAAGTTCTAACCAAAAGGACACTCATCAGTCATTGATATGGGAGAAAGATGCAAAGTTTACATTTGGAGAAATTGTGGAGGCAACCGAAGACTTCGACGACAAGTATTGCATTGGAAAAGGAGGCTTCGGAACTGTTTACAAGGCTATATTGAGATCACATGAATTGGTTCTTGCAGTTAAGCGGTTGCATATGTCAGATTCGAGTGACATTCCCGAAGTTAGTCGCATAAGTTTCGAGAATGAGATTCGAACTTTGACCGAAGTCCGACATCGGAATATCATAAAGCTTTATGGGTTCTGCTCAAGAAAGGGTGGTTTGTACTTGGTGTATCAATATGCAAATAGGGGCAGCCTTGCTAAAGTATTATATGGCTCAACAGATCTTGATTGGGATTCAAGGGTGAAGATAGTTCAAGGACTAGCTCATGCAATCTCATACTTGCACCATGACTGTTCTCCACCAATAGTCCACCGCGATGTGTCTTTGAACAATGTTCTACTCAGCTCAGATTTAGTTCCGATACTGTCAGACTTTGGTACGGCTCGGTTGTTGATCCCTGACTTATCCATTTGGACAAATGTAGCTGGGTCTTACGGCTACATGGCCCCAG AGCTGGCTTTAACGATGCGTGTGACAAAAAAGTGTGATGTCTACAGTTTTGGAGTGGCAGTTTTGGAAATTATGATGGGAAAGCACCCAGGAGAACTGCTGGAATCTTTATCGTCGCTTCGGTCGAAAACATTATCTGAgaatatgttattaaatgatgTGTTAGATCAACGGCTATTACGTCCTACTGGGACGTTATTAGCGGCTGTGGTGTTAGTGGTGAGCTTGGCATTGTCATGTACTGAAAGTAAACCAGAGTCACGACCCACCATGCATTTTGTGGCTCAAGAATTATCGGCCAGGAGTCGAGCTTCCATGATCTCTGAGCCAAGCTTCCATGATCTCTGA
- the LOC133830088 gene encoding LRR receptor-like serine/threonine-protein kinase GSO1, with product MCVKQVFSRNSIEDSWRFLWKLLVQAVVAEGVQLGLEGVDPKITSSSKPQAEALIRWKNSLVLKPSSLNSWSSNNINNLCNWTSVVCDGSTREISQINLSNLYLNGSLDQFNFSLFHNITVFNLNNNNIAGFIPPSIGNLTKLTLLDLSDNHIEGEIPVEMSQLSELQYLSLFNNSLKGTIPYQLSNLKKVRHLSLGANSLETFEWSKFSSMPLLTYLDLSLNNFNSLFPDFILKCRNLTFLDMSQNNWNGSIPKSLFSNLPLLKTLDLSKNHLTGPIPTSLCNLKNLIFFSVNTNQLSGKLPINISSLSNLEKLSLFANNFTSSIPSEIGNLKKLKILVLSRNHLKGPIPTSLWTLKNLILVQLFQNNLVGTIPPEIENLELLITFDVSTNQLLGELPVNISRLSNLEKLYVNVNNFTGSIPSEIGNLKKLQILELSENHLTGPIPNSLLNLKDLTYFAVDTNQLSGVLPVNMSKLNNLEELYVNINNFTGSIPSESGNLKKLKILELSENHLTGPIPNALLNLKDLTYFAVDTNQLSGELPVNISKLSSLEKLYVYANNFTGSIPSKIGNLKKLQILELSENHLTGPIPNSLLNVKDLTYFAVDTNQLSGVFPVNMSKLSSLEELYVNINNFTGSIPSEIGNWKKLKILELSENHLTGPIPNALLNLKDLTYFAVDTNQLSGELPVNISRLSNLEELYVYANNFTGSIPSKIGNLKKLKVLDVSINQLSGELPKTYHTTTSLESCLKNCVEGLI from the exons ATGTGTGTAAAGCAA GTGTTTTCAAGAAACTCCATTGAAGATAGCTGGAGGTTTCTGTGGAAGCTCCTGGTTCAAGCCGTAGTTGCTGAAGGAGTTCAGCTGGGTCTTGAAGGTGTAGATCCGAAG ATTACTTCCTCATCAAAACCACAAGCAGAGGCTCTGATAAGATGGAAGAACAGCTTGGTGTTGAAACCATCTTCTCTGAATTCATGGTCCAGCAACAACATCAACAATCTTTGCAACTGGACTAGTGTTGTTTGCGATGGCTCCACCAGAGAAATCTCACAAATAAACCTCTCCAACTTGTACCTTAATGGTTCACTAGACCAGTTCAACTTCTCTCTGTTCCACAACATCACCGTATTCAACCTCAACAACAACAATATCGCTGGTTTTATACCACCCTCCATTGGTAATCTCACCAAGCTCACATTGTTGGATTTGAGTGACAATCATATTGAAGGAGAAATACCAGTGGAGATGAGCCAATTGTCAGAGCTTCAATATCTTAGTCTGTTCAACAATTCTCTCAAGGGTACGATCCCTTACCAGCTTAGCAATCTAAAAAAGGTACGACACTTATCCCTTGGAGCAAACTCTTTGGAGACTTTTGAGTGGTCTAAATTTTCAAGCATGCCTTTGTTGACCTACCTTGATCTTTCTTTGAATAACTTTAATTCATTATTCCCAGATTTCATATTAAAGTGTAGGAACTTGACCTTCCTAGACATGTCCCAAAACAATTGGAATGGCTCAATTCCAAAATCTTTATTCTCCAATCTACCGTTACTTAAAACGTTGGATCTTTCTAAGAACCATCTAACGGGTCCAATTCCAACTTCTCTGTGTAACctcaaaaatctcatatttttttcTGTAAACACCAACCAACTATCAGGAAAGTTGCCAATTAACATTTCTAGTCTCAGTAACTTGGAGAAATTATCTCTTTTCGCCAATAATTTCACTAGTTCAATTCCTTCAGAGATTGGAAATTTGAAGAAACTTAAAATTTTGGTTCTTTCCAGGAACCATCTCAAGGGTCCAATTCCAACTTCTTTATGGACCCTAAAAAACCTCATCTTGGTGCAACTTTTCCAAAACAATTTGGTTGGAACCATACCACCAGAGATCGAAAATCTAGAACTCCTCATAACTTTTGATGTAAGCACCAACCAACTATTAGGAGAGTTGCCCGTTAACATTTCTAGGCTGAGTAACTTGGAGAAGTTATATGTTAACGTCAATAATTTCACTGGCTCAATTCCTTCAGAGATTGGAAACTTGAAGAAACTTCAAATATTGGAACTTTCTGAAAACCATCTCACGGGTCCAATTCCAAATTCTCTATTGAACCTCAAAGACCTCACCTATTTTGCTGTAGACACCAACCAACTATCAGGGGTGTTGCCGGTTAACATGTCTAAACTCAATAACTTGGAGGAGTTATATGTTAACATCAATAATTTCACTGGCTCAATTCCTTCAGAGAGTGGAAACTTGAAGAAACTTAAAATATTGGAACTTTCTGAAAACCATCTCACAGGTCCAATTCCAAATGCTCTGCTGAACCTCAAAGACCTCACCTATTTTGCTGTAGACACCAACCAACTATCAGGAGAGTTGCCCGTTAACATTTCTAAGCTCAGTAGCTTGGAGAAGTTATATGTTTACGCCAATAATTTCACTGGATCAATTCCTTCAAAGATTGGAAACTTGAAGAAACTTCAAATATTGGAACTTTCTGAAAACCATCTCACGGGTCCAATTCCAAATTCTCTATTGAACGTCAAAGACCTCACCTATTTTGCTGTAGACACCAACCAACTATCAGGGGTGTTTCCGGTTAACATGTCTaaacttagtagcttggaggAGTTATATGTTAACATCAATAATTTCACTGGCTCAATTCCTTCAGAGATTGGAAACTGGAAGAAACTTAAAATATTGGAACTTTCTGAAAACCATCTCACAGGTCCAATTCCAAATGCTCTGCTGAACCTCAAAGACCTCACCTATTTTGCTGTAGACACCAACCAACTATCAGGAGAGTTGCCCGTTAACATTTCTAGACTGAGTAACTTGGAGGAGTTATATGTTTACGCCAATAATTTCACTGGATCAATTCCTTCAAAGATTGGAAACTTGAAGAAACTTAAAGTGTTGGATGTCAGCATCAATCAACTCTCAGGAGAGTTGCCGAAAA CTTATCATACAACAACTTCTTTGGAGAGTTGCCTCAAGAATTGTGTAGAGGGTTTAATCTAG